In Runella rosea, a genomic segment contains:
- a CDS encoding ATP-binding protein produces MIQRTLFGELEAHLAKPQATVITGMRRVGKTTALKFLLAKTVHVNKLYLDFEKIENRILFSQNSYQAIEAGLEALGLDLHQPAVLALDEIQLVPNSPSVIKYLYDTYAIKFILTGSSSYYLKNHFTESLAGRKRIFEMFPLGFDEFLQFRGFARSQFEHTAQQHFSEPIYQIFRQEYETFLRFGGFPEVVLAETANDKTAFLKDIINAYIELDIKLLSDFRVSNDLYKLCQLLASRTGSRLDVSKLSSISGINRNKLTEYMSLFEYTYFIHLIPSFTKNKDKEIAAQRKVYIADTGMLQILAQVSSGQVFENAVALQLLRLGEVAYYQKKSGQEIDFILNKDTAIEVKETPSYPDLKTLNYRSDDLELPHSRLVGRHFTNSDFQEWYWGGGIF; encoded by the coding sequence ATGATACAAAGAACCTTATTCGGTGAGTTGGAGGCCCATCTGGCCAAACCACAGGCCACGGTCATTACGGGCATGAGAAGGGTGGGAAAAACAACCGCTCTGAAATTTTTACTGGCTAAAACAGTGCATGTCAACAAGCTGTATTTAGACTTTGAGAAAATAGAAAACCGTATTTTGTTTAGCCAAAACAGCTATCAAGCCATTGAAGCAGGCTTGGAAGCGTTAGGGTTAGACCTCCATCAACCCGCAGTACTGGCCCTGGACGAGATTCAGTTGGTGCCCAACTCGCCGAGCGTCATTAAGTACCTTTACGATACCTACGCCATCAAGTTTATTCTGACGGGTTCGAGTTCTTATTACCTTAAAAACCACTTTACGGAAAGCCTGGCTGGGCGCAAACGTATCTTTGAGATGTTCCCGCTTGGTTTTGATGAGTTTTTACAATTTCGGGGTTTTGCCCGTTCGCAGTTTGAGCATACCGCCCAACAACACTTTTCGGAACCCATTTATCAAATTTTCCGACAGGAATACGAAACCTTTTTGAGGTTTGGGGGCTTTCCAGAAGTCGTATTGGCCGAAACCGCCAATGACAAAACCGCTTTTCTCAAAGACATCATCAATGCGTATATCGAACTCGATATCAAACTATTGTCTGATTTTCGGGTCAGCAACGACCTATACAAACTTTGTCAGTTGCTGGCCTCGCGCACGGGCAGCCGCTTGGATGTCAGTAAGTTGAGCAGTATTTCGGGCATTAATCGCAACAAACTGACCGAATACATGTCCTTATTTGAGTACACCTATTTTATTCACCTGATTCCGTCCTTTACCAAAAACAAAGACAAGGAAATTGCCGCACAACGTAAGGTGTACATTGCCGATACGGGCATGTTGCAAATACTAGCTCAGGTAAGCAGCGGGCAGGTGTTTGAAAATGCCGTAGCCTTACAGTTACTGCGGCTAGGAGAGGTGGCATATTACCAAAAGAAATCAGGACAAGAAATAGATTTTATTCTGAACAAAGATACGGCCATTGAAGTCAAAGAAACACCTTCTTATCCCGATCTCAAAACATTGAACTACCGTTCCGACGATCTCGAACTGCCCCATAGCCGCCTAGTGGGTCGG
- a CDS encoding N-6 DNA methylase, with the protein MYLFISIQTLFVTNSEITPHSRTAVLIFTKTNSGGTDHVWFYNMKADGYSLDDKRQEVALNDIPDIISRWHNRASETTRSRTHTSFLVPVAEIRSNNYDLSINRYKEVVYEEKTYDAPEVIIEHIKSLDKKCREALEELEKMLAED; encoded by the coding sequence TTGTACCTTTTTATTTCAATCCAAACGCTTTTTGTAACAAACTCTGAAATAACGCCTCACTCGCGTACTGCGGTATTGATCTTCACCAAAACCAATTCGGGCGGCACCGATCATGTTTGGTTTTATAACATGAAAGCCGACGGCTACAGCCTCGACGATAAGCGGCAGGAAGTGGCACTCAATGACATCCCCGACATCATCAGCCGCTGGCACAACCGCGCCAGCGAAACCACCCGAAGCCGTACCCATACCTCATTTTTGGTGCCCGTAGCTGAAATCCGTTCTAATAATTACGACCTGAGCATCAATCGTTACAAAGAAGTAGTCTATGAAGAAAAAACGTACGACGCGCCTGAGGTTATTATTGAGCATATAAAGTCATTGGATAAAAAATGCAGGGAAGCCTTAGAAGAGTTGGAAAAAATGTTGGCGGAAGACTAA